Genomic DNA from Sphingomonas hankookensis:
CGGTCGTCGACGTCCTCATCATCCCGGCCTGACCGACATGGCATGGCAGTCGGCGCTGGCGATCTACCTGCTCTTCTGGGTGTTCGCCATGTTCCTGGTCCTGCCGTTCGGGGTTCGCACGACGCATGAAGCGGGCGAACCCCCGGTGCCGGGACAGGCCGACAGCGCGCCGGCGGGGTTCAGTTTCGGGCGGATGGCGTGGCGGACGACCATCGTCGCGACCGTGCTGTTCGCGATCTTCTATCTGAACTTCGTGTTCGGATGGGTGACGGCGGATATGCTGGATTTCTATCGCTGAGGGCGGCTTTTGAGCGTAGCGTGTCATCCGCGCTCGTTTGTATGAACCCTTCAGCCGTTTGCTTCGGGCGCAGGTTCGAGCTTGTCGAGAACCGTAGTCGAGAAGGGGTTGCCCCAAACTACGGCGTTCTCGACAAACGCTTCTCGACAGGCTCGAAGCTGCTCGAACTGAACGGTGGTGATTGGTGATGAGCCTGAGCCTCAGCTCCGCAACCGCTCGATCGCCTGCGCCAGCACCACGTAGAGCTTGCCCATATCCGACGACAGCAAGGTCACACCCATCGGCGATCCGTCGCGAAGGGTCAGGATGTGGCGCAGCATCGCTTCGAAATCATGGATGTAGCGGTTCACCTGATCGCGGAAGCCGTCGTCCTGATCGTACAGCGACGCGATCTCACGCGCCTGCGCGCTGTCGATCAGGCGGACCGCGCGGCGGGTGAAGACCCCTCGGTCACCCTTGAGGTAGGCGGCCCATGCCGTGTCCGACACATCGGTCGACAGCGAACGGGCAATGTCGATCGCGGCGGAGTTCATCGCTTCGATCAGCAACGACACCCGGCGCGAGAATTGATCGCTGTCCGCCGCTTCGCGCTCGGCACGGGCAGCGGCGATGCGTTCGTCCAACTGCTTGCTGGTATCCGCGATGTCGAGCATCTGCCGCGACAGCCGTTCGGACGCCTCGATCGCCGAAGCAACCGCATGGTTCGCGATGGTCGAAAGCTCGGCCACCTGCGCGGTCACGGCATTGTCGACGGCATTCGCGAGCGCGCGGGCGCCCTGTGTCTCCAGATCGCGGGCGGCGTCAGGCAAGACCTTGGCCAGCGTATCGCGCGCCTGTTGACTGGCCGCTTCGGCGGTGTCGCGGATGCGCAGCATCGCCTCCGACAGGCGGGGCGCGGCGTCCTCTGCAAAGCGGACGGTCGTCGCGATGGTATCGTCAACGATGGTGCGGACGCCCTCGATCCGCTCCGCGCCCCGGTCGAGCGTGTCGAGCAGCGACTGCTGCACGGTCGACAGCGTGTCGCGCTGCATCGCCACCACGCCGGCAATCGCCTCGATGGCGTCATGGGTGCTCTCGGCGGCGGTGACGAGGGCCAGCAATTCAGGCTTCGACCCGGCAACCACTGCGCGGCTGTCGGCGATCCGGGCGTCGAGCCGGTCGAGCGCCCCCGGCAGGGTCTCGTCCATTTCGCGCGCGGCGGCGTCGAGTGCGGTCAGCACCTCTTCCGCCGTGGCGATCACCCGGCGGGCGGTGTCGTCGCCATTGGCCAGCGCTTCCGCCAACGCATCGGCGACCTGGGTCAGCGCGCCGACCGATCCGGCAACCGCCTGCGCACGTTCGACGCCGGTCGTGCGCAGCACGTCGAACCGTTCGTCGACACCCGACAGGCCGTCATTGAGCAGAGTGAGCAATGCCTCGCTGTCCCGGCGGCGATCGTCCAGCTGGGCGGCAAGGCTGCGGATCGAACCGTCGATCTGGGCGACGCGGGTGGCGAGTTGCTCGGCGCCTTCGCGGCCGGCGCGTTCGATCGCCGAACCGTTCGCCTCGATCATCGCGATGGTCGCGTCGCCCTGCGCGGTGATCGCCTTGCGCGATTCGTCGATGGCGGCGGCAGCACGGTCGAGCACCGCATCGATCGCGCCGGACATGGTGGCGATGACGCTTTCCAGACGGGCACCGGCGCTTTCGCTGGTCGCCTCCATCCGGTTCATGTGCGCGGCAAGGCGTTGGGCAGCGCCCCCGGCAAGCTCGTCCGCTTCGCGCGACTGCTGGGCCACGTTCGCGAGCTGCGCGTCGAGCGCGGCGACCCGTTCGCTGGCGGTCAGGCCGGTCGCGTCGAGCAGCGCGGCCAGTTCCGCCGTTTCCGAATGCGCCCGCGGCAGGGTGGCGAGGACGGTGGCCAGACGCTGTTCGGTGGTCTGGCTCATGCGGTCGAGTGTCGCGGTCGTTTCGCCGATCGCCGCGATCTGTTCGCGCATATCGGCGCTGATGCCGCGCAGCCGGCCGGTGGCGGCATCGCCCAGCATCATCAGTGACGCACTCTGCTCGACCACCTCCGCGCGCGATTCGGCGAGGGTTCGGCGGACCGATTCCAGCACCTGTTCGAGTGCAAAGGCTTCGGCGCGCATCGACTGCGCGGTCGCGGCGAAGCGACGGGCTTCGCTGCGGCTGTTGCGGCGTAGCAGCAGCCAGCCGATACCGACCAGCATCGGCGGCACGCATAGCGCAGCGATGAACGACGCCATGCCGATCGGCCCGAGCGCGGGGAGGGAGGGGGCGCTCCATGCCAGCATGCCGCCGATCCATGCGACCACGACCAGTCCGGCAATCGAAGGGCCGATCCAGTTGCGTCGGATCGGTTCGGCATCCGGAAACGCCTCTGCCAGCCAATGTTGAGTGTCGTCGGTCACGGCATGCGGTGCCGTGAACCCGTCGTCGGCGTCGTGGCGATGCTGTTGCAGCCCGTTGTTCGAACCCCCGTTCATGGCCTGCGTCTAACACGATCGAGGGGGCAGCGACAGCCGGGTAAGAATCCATTAACCCCGTTCGCACTATGACGATTCCATGGCTTATGATCCCGGTGCGATCGATGCGACGCTGGCGGCGGCGGTAGGCGACGAGCCGCTGCTGATCGCCGAGCTGCGCGGAGCGTTCATCGACAGCGCGCGGCGGGTGCTGGCCACGATGGAAAGCGCGACCGGCGAGCAATGGGCGGGGGCGGCGTTCCGGCTGAAAGGGCTTGCCGCCAGCTTCGGCGCGGTGCGGCTGATGACGCTGGCGGCCGAGGCTGCGCTCGCGCCGGTTGGCGATCCGACGACGTTGCGTCGCCTCCACCGGGCGATCGACCGCTTCTGATCAGCGACGGCGCGATAGCTCGCGCATCGCTGCCTCCAGTCCGTCGATCGTCAGCGGATACATTCGTCCGGCAAACAGGTCGCGGATCAGCTGAGTGGATTGGGTCCAGCCCCAATGCGCTTCGGGTGCCGGGTTAATCCATGCCGCCGACCGCCAATGCGCGGTCAGGCGTTGCAGCCATACGGCGCCCGCTTCATCATTATGGTGTTCGACCGACCCGCCGGGATGGACGATCTCATAGGGGCTCATCGCCGCATCACCCACCACGACCAGTCGATAGTCGGGGCCATAGGTCCGCAGCAGCTCGGAGGTCGATTGGCGTTCGGCAAAGCGCCGCCGATTGTCGCGCCACACCCCTTCATAGATACAATTGTGAAAATAGAAGAATTCGAGATGCCGAAACTCGGCGGTGGCGGCGGAGAATAACTCCTCGACCTGCTCGATGAACGGGTCCATCGACCCGCCGACATCGAGGAACAGCAGCAGCTTCACCGCATTGCGCCGCGCCGGACGCATCGCGACGTCGAGCCAGCCGCGCCGTGCAGTGTCGGCAATGGTTGTATCGAGGTCTAGTTCGTCGGCGTTCCCCTCCCGCGCGAAGCGACGCAGGCGGCGCAGAGCGACCTTCAGGTTGCGGGTGCCCAGCTCACGGTCGTTGTCGAGGTTGCGAAACTCGCGCCGTTCCCAGACCTTTACCGCCCGGCGATGCCGGCTCTCGCCACCGATGCGAATGCCTTCGGGGT
This window encodes:
- a CDS encoding DUF1467 family protein, giving the protein MAWQSALAIYLLFWVFAMFLVLPFGVRTTHEAGEPPVPGQADSAPAGFSFGRMAWRTTIVATVLFAIFYLNFVFGWVTADMLDFYR
- a CDS encoding vWA domain-containing protein, whose protein sequence is MFHSFVEALRRTGMSVGIREQLVLIEAIDRGVIEPTIDAFYHLARATFVKDEAMVDRFDRAFGEVFGGITSPSGVDPVAIPADWLRAVAEQYLSHEQMAKIAAIGDWDQLMETLRQRLAEQDEAHHGGSKWIGTGGTSPFGHGGYNPEGIRIGGESRHRRAVKVWERREFRNLDNDRELGTRNLKVALRRLRRFAREGNADELDLDTTIADTARRGWLDVAMRPARRNAVKLLLFLDVGGSMDPFIEQVEELFSAATAEFRHLEFFYFHNCIYEGVWRDNRRRFAERQSTSELLRTYGPDYRLVVVGDAAMSPYEIVHPGGSVEHHNDEAGAVWLQRLTAHWRSAAWINPAPEAHWGWTQSTQLIRDLFAGRMYPLTIDGLEAAMRELSRRR
- a CDS encoding Hpt domain-containing protein; protein product: MAYDPGAIDATLAAAVGDEPLLIAELRGAFIDSARRVLATMESATGEQWAGAAFRLKGLAASFGAVRLMTLAAEAALAPVGDPTTLRRLHRAIDRF